The sequence GGTCAGGGTGAAATCACCATGCGCGCACTCGTCAAGAACTGCCTGCGCATGCGGCCCGAGCGGATTATCGTCGGCGAGGTGCGCGGGCCAGAGGCCTTCGACCTGCTTCAGGCGATGAACACCGGCCATGACGGCTCGATGGGAACACTTCATGCGAACTCGCCGCGCGAGGCGCTCTCCCGCATCGAGGCGATGATCACCATGGGCGGGCACTCGCTGCCCGGCAAGGCAATTCGGGAGATGCTCGTCTCGTCCGTCGACGTGATCGTCCAGGCGGCACGTCTTCGCGACGGCTCGCGGCGCATCACCCACATCACCGAAGTGCTCGGCATGGAGGGCGACGTGATCACGACCCAGGACCTCTTCGTCTACGACATGGTTGGGGAGGATGATAGGGGCAACATTATCGGACGACATCGCTCGACCGGGATCGGCCGCCCGGCATTTTGGGACCGCGCGCGCTATTACGGCGAAGAAGCCCGCCTCGCCGCGGCGCTCGACGCTGCGGAATTGAAAGCGGCTGCGTAAGTCACGACTGACACAGGTGTATTAACGATGCTGTCCCTGCTGTTTCCCGCGATCGTGTTTCTGTTAGCTTCCACCAGCGTCGGCGGCATGATGGTTGTTGCCTTCTACCCGCGCGTGGTCAAGGCAAGCGCCTATCGCCACAGGTTCGACCGCATCGCGGCAGTGGCGGAGTCCTCGCAGAGCGAGCGGGCGGAAGAGGAAGGCCGGGAGCGCCGGCGGTCGGTGGAAAAGACGCTGCGCGAGATCGAAGCGAAGCACCAGGCGAAGGCCCGCAAAGGCCGTAAGCCGCCACTGATCGGCAGGATGCGCCAGGCCGGCCTGCAATGGTCGACGAAGACCTATTTTCTCATTTGCGCCGCTACGGCTCTGGCCACCTGGGGCCTGATGCTTTTCTGGGGTCTCGGCATGCTGACCGCGGTCGGCTTTGCAATAGCCGGGGGCTTGCTGCTGCCGCACATCTACGTCAACGCAAAGCGAAAGTCGCGATTTGCTCGTTTCACGGCCGAATTTCCGAATGCCGTCGATGTCATCGTACGAGGGCTCAAGGCGGGCTTGCCTATGCCCGATTGCCTGAGAGTGATCGCGGCGGAAGCACAGGAGCCGGTCAAGAGCGAGTTCGTCACCGTCGCGCAGGACCAGACGCTCGGCATCCCGGTCGACGAGGCGGTGCAGCGCATGTGCGAGCGCATGCCGCTGCCCGAGGCCAATTTCTTCGCGATCGTTATTGCCATCCAAAGCCGAACCGGCGGCAGCCTCGCGGAAGCACTCGGAAATCTCTCCAAAGTGCTGCGGGAGCGGAAGAAGATGAAAGCCAAGATCAAGGCCATGAGCGCGGAGGCGAAGTCTTCCGCTGGCATCATCGGCGCCTTGCCGTTCTTCGTAGCCGGCGCCGTGTACCTGACGAGTCCGGACTACATGACGCTCCTGTTCACGACGCTCACGGGCAAGCTCGTGCTTGCTGGTTGCGGGCTGTGGATGAGCGTCGGCATTTTTGTCATGCGCAAAATGATCAACTTCGACTTCTGAGGGCACGAGATGAGCCTGGGCGTTAACATTCCCGATCCGGAACAGCTGACTGCCTTGATGGCCGGCCTCTCCGCCTTTTGCGCGGTCGTGGTCGCTTCCTGGCCCTATGTCTTTCGGGACACGCTGGCCGATCGCCTGAAGAAGGTCGAGGGCGAACGCGAACGTATCCGGCAGAGGGAGCGTTTCCGGCTCGGTGCCGAGAAGCGCAACGGGTCGCTGCGCGTGGAGCCGAAGCGCCTGTTCCAGGCAATCGTCGATCGCTTCAATCTTGCCAAGCAGGCGGAGGACGGGGAAATCGTCCGCAAGTTGAACATGGCCGGCTATCGCGGCCACGCGCCGATCACGGCCTTTCTCGCCGTAAGGCTGATAGCGCCGATGGTCCTCTTCGCGGCGACACTGCTCTATATCCTGCTCATTATTCGCCCGGAGGCGCCCTTGCTCCTGGTCTTGGGCATGGCCGCCGGCGTCGGCTCGCTCGGCTATTTCGCGCCGGCGATCTTCATCAGGAACAGGATCACCAAGCGGCAGCAGGCGATCCGCCGATCATGGCCGGAGGCGCTGGACCTCCTGTTGATCACCGTGGAATCGGGCATGGGCATCGAAAGCGCCTTCCGCAAGGTGGGCGAGGAGGTCGGTGCACAGTCGCCGGAGATCGCCGAGGAAATCCTCCTGACCACGGCCGAGCTTTCCTACCTGCAGGATCGTCGCCAGGCATTCGAAAATCTGGGCCAGAGAACCGGCGTGGAAGGTGTGCGCGCCGTCGTGACCAGCCTTATCCAGGCGGAAAAATACGGCACGCCGCTGGGGCAGGCCCTTCGCGTCATGGCTCAGGAGAATCGAGACATGCGCATGAGCGAAGCGGAGAAAAAGGCGGCAGCCCTTCCGCCAAAGCTCACAGTGCCGATGATCATCTTCTTCCTGCCCGTGCTCTTCGCCGTCATCATCACGCCGGCGGCGATCCAGATCATGAGTATGTAGAATGAACCAGTCTGGAGAAAGAGCATGAAAGCCGCTCCTGATTCCGCAATGGAGCGGGATGAGGAAATGTGCGCGGCTGCCCGCTGGCATGGCGCTCCAGAATAGGTGTCGAGGGACTCGCCCGGGCAGAGTTGGGGTGGGGCGAGGGCGGCGCTGCGCGAGGTTCGGCGCGCAGCGCCGCATCTGCTTCCGTTGTCGGGCCGCCCATTTTTATCCGGCTTTAGCAAGAGCGGTGATTTTCGCCGCGATGCCTTCGAGCGGTAGCACGAAATCGACGAGACCGGCGCTGATCGCCGATTTCGGCATTCCGAATACGACCGAGCTCCGTTCGTCCTGCGCGATCACTTTCCCGCCGGCCACATGCAGCGCCCGGAGACCCTCGGTGCCGTCATCGCCCATCCCCGTCAGGACGACGGCGAGAGACTCGCTTTTGAAAGCGCGGGCGATCGAGCCGAAAAGATAGGAGCCCGACGGCTTGAAGCCCTGGATGGGAGCCTCGTCGACCACGCGCAGGCGTGACTTGCCCGAGACGCCGAGCTGATGACCGTCCGGAGCGAGGTAAACGGTGCCCGGCCTCAATAGCTCGCCGTTCACCCCAACCTTCACGTTGAGCGCAATTGCCGCGTCGAGCGACGCGGCGACGCCTTCGATGAAACCGTTCGACATGTGCTGCACGATGAGGATGGGTGCGGGAAAATCGCTCGGAAGCTCTTTCAATATCGAGCGGATCGCGGTCGGGCCTCCGGTTGAGGCGGCGATGCCGACGATGCCTATCGGCGTCTCGGAGGCCGGCCGCACCGCATGTTCGATCGGGCGATTTCCGTTTGTCTTCTTCCGCCATTGACGAACGACCTTGACCTGCGCCATGGCCTTCACCGTCGAAAGAAACTTTTCGACGGCCCCTTGCTCGTGAGGCCCGCCAGTCGGCGCCGGGATGACCGCGAGTGCGCCTGCCTCCAGGGCACGCGCGGACATGGCACCCAATTGCGACCCATCGTGGTACGCGACCATGACGACCGGCGTCGGCGCCGTGATCATGATCTCGCTGACGGTCTCGGCTCCATCGTCGCCGGCAAGTCGAAGTTCCACTGCTACAATGTCCGGCAAGAGTTTGCGGGTCATTCGCACTGCACCCTTGCCGGTGCTGGCCACTCCCACGAGCTCGACGGAGGGGTCGATCTCAGCCGCGCTCTTGACGAGCTCCTCAAGATCAGGCGTCGGTGTCGCAAGGAGAATACGTATCATCTAGGTGCCGTCACACGACCCGGCGCATGGTCTCGAGAAAGTGCTGTGCATCGAACTGGTCCTTCCTGAGATAGGCGTTCGCGCCGGCGCGCAACCCTCGCATTTTGTCGTCCAGCGTTTCCCGCCCGGTCACCAGCACGACGGGGGTGTCGGTGAAGCGCTCGGAGCTGCGAATTGCCTCGGTGAGCTCGAACCCGTTCATGGTCGGCATGTCGACATCCGCAACCACCATGTCGGCCCCGCGTTCGCGAAGCTCCTCCAATGCTTGCCTGCCATCGGCCGCAGTGGACACGTCGTATCCCGCTGCTTCCAGGATGAGTTTCACAAGCGTCCGCACATATTTGGAGTCGTCGACGACGAGCACCGTGCGACGCGTTGCCGGAGCCGGGCGAGGCGCGCAGGCGCCGACTGGCAGCCGCTTCTCCGCAGCGGCTTCGGCGATCGCAGAGACGTTCAGAAGCAGAGCGATGCGCCCGTCCGGCAAAACCATGCCGGCGCTGTAACGGCGAACATTTGCAAGCCGGGGCCCAAGCGGACGGGCGATAAGCTCCTGCTCTCCGGCAACTCCGTCGACGAGCACCGCGACTGGACCGCCGGGAGCATCCACCACGACTGCGGGCAAAGCCTGTCCGTTTTCGATGCGCATTGGCCGCGACGCAAGCCAATCGGCAAGGTCGACGAAGGGGATCGGGCCGGCTGCAGTATTGACCATGTTCTCAGAGGCAGCGAAGTCATCGGTGCCGACGCGTATCACCCGCTGGACGGAGGCCGTATCGATAGCGAACACGTACTCGCCGGCAATGATTTCCAATGCGCGCACGGTCGCCAGGGTCAGCGGCAGAGTGAGAGCGAAGGCCGCGCCTCCCGTCGGCACCTGCGAGACTTCGGCGGTGCCGCGGAGCGCTTCGATATTCCGCTTGACGATGTCGAGGCCTATCCCGCGCCCGGCGAGGCTGGTGACCGTCGTCGACGTCGATACTCCGGACTCGAAAACACGCCGGAGCAGCTGCGCCTCATCTTCCGCCGTGACGTCCGAGGCTTTGCTGAGAGTGCTTATGTCGAAGCCGCGGCCATCGTCCTCGACTCGCACCTGCATCCGGTCCCCGGAGACGGTTACGGCAATGAGGACCTTGCCCCTTTCAGACTTTCCGGCCGTTCGGCGTTCTTCGGGCGGCTCGATGCCATGTGCGACCGCATTGCGCACCAGATGCCGGAGCGCATCCTGAAGGCCCGAAAGTATCGAGCGGTCGATCTCGATTTCCCCTCCCTTGACTTCCAGCTCGGCCAATTTGCCCGATCCGAGGGCCATGTCGCGCACCAGGCGATCGAGGCCCTTGCAGGCCTCCGCAAAGGGCTGCGTGCGCGCATGCCGCACCTCGTGGTCCAGCGCCGTCGCGGCACTGTGCATCAGGTTCATGTCTCTGCGCAGAGAGGTCGCCAGCTGGCGCAATCCGCTCTCCAGGACTGCCGCCGGTGCCGCAAATTCGGGGCCGATACCACGCAGTTTTCTTGCCTGCTCCCGCAGCAAGGACGCTTGCCCGGCGTGGCGCCGCATGACGGCGTCGAAAGACAGTAATTCACCGCTTCTGTAAAGCAGCGTATCCAACCGATCGGCAGAGACACGCATCGAGCCGTCGGTATCGCTGACACGAACGGGCACCTGCAGCTGCGTCGGCGACGGACGCTTCGGTTTGCCACCTCCGTCATCAGGGGCCTTCACGGTGGCGGCCTTCAGTGCCTCGACCACGCTCTCGCCATGCGCAGGCGAAGGTGCGATACCGGTCTCCAGCAGTCGGGCCGCATCCCGGATCGCATCGGCACCGGACAGAAGCAGATCCAGCTTCGGCTGTTCGAGCGCCGAGTTCTCTTTGACGGTGACGGAGAGTATCTCCTCCATCCAGTGGCAGATTGCTTCGACGCCGCGCACCTGGAGCAGGCCTGCCGCTCCCTTGAGGCTATGCACGGTCCTTAGAAGCTGCTCCTGCAGACCGAGTTTTTCATCGGCTTCGGCGGCGCCTTCGATGGCGAGCAAGGCCTGCTCCATGGCGGATGCACGTTCGCTCACTTCCTGGGTGAACATCTCCAGCAATTCGCGGTCTAATTCTTGGGGGTCCGTCATGTCAGTCGCCATGGTCCTTAAGCATTTCCTTCAACCTCGAGCCGAGCTCGTTCAGGTCCTTTGCTGCCTGCTCCGCCTGCCGAACCGCAGAGAGGTTCTGGCTGCTCGCCTGCTCGATGTAGTGCATGGCATCGTGAATCTGCTTCATGCCGGCCCTCTGTTGACCCGCCGAGGCGGCAATCTGCGCCACCGAGCGCGCCGAATCGGCAACGATCGCTTCAAGCTGCCGGATCGTTTCGCCCGCTTCGTTCACCGTCTCCAGTGCGCGACTGACGCTCTTCGTGCCATCCTCGGCGCCGATGACCGCTGCGTTCGTCGACTTTTGTATCTCCATCAGGATCCGGCGAACTCGTGTGGTTGCGGATTTCGATTGGTCGGCAAGCGTCCTGATCTCGCTCGCAACGACACTGAAGCCCCTGCCGTGCTCACCCGCGCGCGAAGCCTCGATGGCGGCGTTCAGCGCCAAAAGATTGGTCTGGTCCGCGATTTCGGCGACGACCGAGACGATCTCGCCGATTTCCAGGCTGTTTTCCGCCAGCGAAAGAATGTCGCCGGCGATCGATTCCGTGCGTGCGCTCACCGTGTTCATCACGTGCACCGTGTCATCAAGCGCCCGGCGGCCGTCATTGCTGATCTTGACCGCCTTGTCGTAGGAGGCAGCCACCTGCTGCGCTCGTTGCGCCGCCTGCTCCGACGTCTGCAGCACCTCGTCGACGCTCGTCACCGTCTGGGCGACGGCCGACGACTGCTCGCGCATGCCTTCGACCTGCTGCGTGGTTCCTGCGAGAATCTCCGCCGCCGACGAGGAAAGATGTTGCGCCGTCTCGGAAATCGTCGCGAGCAGTTCTTCCAGCCTCTCTCTGTTGCCGCGTTCGTTATCGATCATCGCGGCAAGCCTCGCGGTCATGGCATTGAACGAGGCGCCGAGAACGGCAAGCTCGTCCTTGCCCTCCACCGCAGCCTTCTGTTCCAGATCACCGGCGCTGACACTTTCCGCCACGGCGGCGAGGGCCCGTGTGCGGCGGACGAGGCGGCGTGCCACGCGCAACACGTACAGAAGCATCAGCACGGCAAGCATCGAAAAACCGAGTTGCAGCACTTCAGAACGCTGAAGTCGGGCGACCCCGGCACGCTCGACCCGGTCGGTCACTTCGTCCATCTGCCTCGCGAAGGCCCTTATCTTCGGATCGAGCTCATCAAGTTCCGCATGAGTGACCGGCGCATCGGCGATCGCTCTTTCCAGGGCGGGCCTGACCTGCTCCTGCCAGAGGCGGCGGGCCTGTTCAAGCTGTGTCAGTGCGGCGGCATCGCTCGTGGCCGCCAGCCCAAGCCGTTCCTCGCCGCGCGCAAGGCGGGCAAGCAGCCGCTCATTGCGGGCCATCAGGTTACGCAACTCGTCGGCAGCGGCGCTCCGTGAAGAGGCTTCTGACCTCTCGAGCCCGGCCGCCGTATAGATCATCTGGTAGGCAAGACGTTCCTGCCCCAGGGAGGAGGTCACGATGAGATCGCCGCGCACCCGCTCCAGTGCAATGAAGCTGGACCCTACGAGCAGGGCTGACGCAGCCACGAAAAGCAGCGTGGACAAGCCCAGTGCGCCATAAATGCTATTCGCGAACCGGGGACGCATCGGTGCCCGTCCTTTCCGCCTCGTCGGCCGTGATCTGGTTGTCCTCGAGAAAGAGTTGGCGATCCTCCAATAGTCGCCGCCCGTCGAGGATGACGGTGCCCGCTCCGGTCGTTGCGCATTGCCAGGCCTTGTCGCCAGCGCCTGGCTCCGCCGGGTGGATGTCCTCCAGGGGGAGCGTCAAAATTTCGGGAGCAGCATCGGATAGGATCAGGAATTCGGGATGTGCTTGTCCGCAGACGATCGCCCAGTCGTTGACGAGGCCGTTTCTTGGCGTCCCGTCCAGCAGCGCGCTCAAGTCGAAGGCGGGAAGCAATTGGCCCCGAAGATCGTAGACGCCGCAGACATGCG is a genomic window of Sinorhizobium arboris LMG 14919 containing:
- a CDS encoding type II secretion system F family protein codes for the protein MLSLLFPAIVFLLASTSVGGMMVVAFYPRVVKASAYRHRFDRIAAVAESSQSERAEEEGRERRRSVEKTLREIEAKHQAKARKGRKPPLIGRMRQAGLQWSTKTYFLICAATALATWGLMLFWGLGMLTAVGFAIAGGLLLPHIYVNAKRKSRFARFTAEFPNAVDVIVRGLKAGLPMPDCLRVIAAEAQEPVKSEFVTVAQDQTLGIPVDEAVQRMCERMPLPEANFFAIVIAIQSRTGGSLAEALGNLSKVLRERKKMKAKIKAMSAEAKSSAGIIGALPFFVAGAVYLTSPDYMTLLFTTLTGKLVLAGCGLWMSVGIFVMRKMINFDF
- a CDS encoding type II secretion system F family protein, producing the protein MSLGVNIPDPEQLTALMAGLSAFCAVVVASWPYVFRDTLADRLKKVEGERERIRQRERFRLGAEKRNGSLRVEPKRLFQAIVDRFNLAKQAEDGEIVRKLNMAGYRGHAPITAFLAVRLIAPMVLFAATLLYILLIIRPEAPLLLVLGMAAGVGSLGYFAPAIFIRNRITKRQQAIRRSWPEALDLLLITVESGMGIESAFRKVGEEVGAQSPEIAEEILLTTAELSYLQDRRQAFENLGQRTGVEGVRAVVTSLIQAEKYGTPLGQALRVMAQENRDMRMSEAEKKAAALPPKLTVPMIIFFLPVLFAVIITPAAIQIMSM
- a CDS encoding chemotaxis protein CheB, with protein sequence MIRILLATPTPDLEELVKSAAEIDPSVELVGVASTGKGAVRMTRKLLPDIVAVELRLAGDDGAETVSEIMITAPTPVVMVAYHDGSQLGAMSARALEAGALAVIPAPTGGPHEQGAVEKFLSTVKAMAQVKVVRQWRKKTNGNRPIEHAVRPASETPIGIVGIAASTGGPTAIRSILKELPSDFPAPILIVQHMSNGFIEGVAASLDAAIALNVKVGVNGELLRPGTVYLAPDGHQLGVSGKSRLRVVDEAPIQGFKPSGSYLFGSIARAFKSESLAVVLTGMGDDGTEGLRALHVAGGKVIAQDERSSVVFGMPKSAISAGLVDFVLPLEGIAAKITALAKAG
- a CDS encoding hybrid sensor histidine kinase/response regulator, with translation MTDPQELDRELLEMFTQEVSERASAMEQALLAIEGAAEADEKLGLQEQLLRTVHSLKGAAGLLQVRGVEAICHWMEEILSVTVKENSALEQPKLDLLLSGADAIRDAARLLETGIAPSPAHGESVVEALKAATVKAPDDGGGKPKRPSPTQLQVPVRVSDTDGSMRVSADRLDTLLYRSGELLSFDAVMRRHAGQASLLREQARKLRGIGPEFAAPAAVLESGLRQLATSLRRDMNLMHSAATALDHEVRHARTQPFAEACKGLDRLVRDMALGSGKLAELEVKGGEIEIDRSILSGLQDALRHLVRNAVAHGIEPPEERRTAGKSERGKVLIAVTVSGDRMQVRVEDDGRGFDISTLSKASDVTAEDEAQLLRRVFESGVSTSTTVTSLAGRGIGLDIVKRNIEALRGTAEVSQVPTGGAAFALTLPLTLATVRALEIIAGEYVFAIDTASVQRVIRVGTDDFAASENMVNTAAGPIPFVDLADWLASRPMRIENGQALPAVVVDAPGGPVAVLVDGVAGEQELIARPLGPRLANVRRYSAGMVLPDGRIALLLNVSAIAEAAAEKRLPVGACAPRPAPATRRTVLVVDDSKYVRTLVKLILEAAGYDVSTAADGRQALEELRERGADMVVADVDMPTMNGFELTEAIRSSERFTDTPVVLVTGRETLDDKMRGLRAGANAYLRKDQFDAQHFLETMRRVV
- a CDS encoding methyl-accepting chemotaxis protein; its protein translation is MRPRFANSIYGALGLSTLLFVAASALLVGSSFIALERVRGDLIVTSSLGQERLAYQMIYTAAGLERSEASSRSAAADELRNLMARNERLLARLARGEERLGLAATSDAAALTQLEQARRLWQEQVRPALERAIADAPVTHAELDELDPKIRAFARQMDEVTDRVERAGVARLQRSEVLQLGFSMLAVLMLLYVLRVARRLVRRTRALAAVAESVSAGDLEQKAAVEGKDELAVLGASFNAMTARLAAMIDNERGNRERLEELLATISETAQHLSSSAAEILAGTTQQVEGMREQSSAVAQTVTSVDEVLQTSEQAAQRAQQVAASYDKAVKISNDGRRALDDTVHVMNTVSARTESIAGDILSLAENSLEIGEIVSVVAEIADQTNLLALNAAIEASRAGEHGRGFSVVASEIRTLADQSKSATTRVRRILMEIQKSTNAAVIGAEDGTKSVSRALETVNEAGETIRQLEAIVADSARSVAQIAASAGQQRAGMKQIHDAMHYIEQASSQNLSAVRQAEQAAKDLNELGSRLKEMLKDHGD
- a CDS encoding chemotaxis protein CheW, translating into MLSERGFALEIGYVCEIVSTVRVSPLPGMPPHVCGVYDLRGQLLPAFDLSALLDGTPRNGLVNDWAIVCGQAHPEFLILSDAAPEILTLPLEDIHPAEPGAGDKAWQCATTGAGTVILDGRRLLEDRQLFLEDNQITADEAERTGTDASPVRE